A single Micromonospora luteifusca DNA region contains:
- a CDS encoding ATP-binding protein, whose product MSTESDRLTPAQLRTLFLFESLDDGQLAWLAERGRVEQRAGGTLVYAEGEPATCFFVLMRGAVALSRQVRGDDVEVSRTDQRGVYGGAVQAYLGDQVDQTYRNSLRAVTDADFFVLPAEDFAHALRTWFPMPMHLLEGLFFGMRNSQTVVGERERLLALGSLSAGLTHELNNPAAAAVRATSVLRDRVAGMRHKLAMVADGRLDGTALHGLVALQEEAVARVATAPKLTPMATADAEDILTDWLEEHGVSGAWDLAPILVGGGLDAAWLAQVKAAVGAADLEAAVRWLTYTVDTELLMREIGDAVTRISGLVDAAKQYSQLDRAPHRVVDVHDLLDATLVMFKGKIPAEVKLVREYDRSLPPVPAYAAELNQVWTNLIDNALGAMGEKGVLTVRTGRSGDLLAVEVTDSGPGIPPEVRPRIFEPFFTTKPVGTGTGLGLDISYRIVVHKHHGDIRVETEPGRTTFRVLLPITEGAPDMPSDAPIT is encoded by the coding sequence GTGAGCACCGAGTCTGATCGGTTGACGCCGGCGCAGTTGCGCACCCTGTTCCTGTTCGAGTCCCTCGACGACGGGCAGCTCGCCTGGCTGGCCGAACGTGGGCGCGTCGAGCAACGCGCGGGCGGCACCCTGGTGTACGCCGAGGGCGAGCCCGCCACCTGCTTCTTCGTGTTGATGCGCGGTGCGGTGGCGTTGAGCCGGCAGGTGCGTGGCGATGACGTCGAGGTCAGCCGGACCGATCAGCGCGGGGTGTACGGCGGTGCTGTCCAGGCGTACCTGGGCGACCAGGTCGACCAGACCTACCGCAACAGTCTGCGGGCGGTGACCGACGCGGACTTCTTCGTGTTGCCGGCGGAGGACTTCGCGCACGCCCTGCGGACCTGGTTCCCGATGCCCATGCACCTGCTGGAGGGGCTGTTCTTCGGTATGCGAAATTCACAGACCGTCGTCGGCGAACGGGAACGGCTGTTGGCCCTGGGCTCGCTCTCGGCGGGTCTGACCCACGAGCTGAACAATCCGGCCGCGGCGGCGGTGCGGGCCACCTCGGTGCTGCGCGACCGCGTCGCCGGGATGCGACACAAACTGGCCATGGTCGCCGACGGTCGGCTCGACGGTACGGCCCTGCACGGCCTCGTCGCGTTGCAGGAGGAAGCGGTGGCCCGGGTCGCCACCGCGCCGAAGTTGACCCCGATGGCCACCGCCGACGCCGAGGACATCCTCACCGACTGGCTGGAGGAGCACGGGGTCAGCGGTGCCTGGGACCTGGCGCCGATCCTGGTGGGTGGCGGGCTCGACGCGGCCTGGTTGGCGCAGGTGAAGGCGGCGGTTGGTGCCGCGGACCTGGAAGCGGCGGTCCGCTGGCTCACCTACACGGTCGACACCGAGTTGCTGATGCGCGAGATCGGCGACGCGGTCACCCGGATCTCCGGTCTCGTCGACGCCGCCAAGCAGTACTCGCAGCTGGACCGCGCACCGCACCGGGTGGTGGACGTGCACGACCTGCTCGACGCCACGCTGGTGATGTTCAAGGGGAAGATCCCCGCCGAGGTCAAGCTGGTCCGCGAGTACGACCGCAGCCTCCCACCGGTTCCGGCGTACGCGGCCGAGCTGAACCAGGTGTGGACCAACCTGATCGACAACGCGTTGGGCGCGATGGGGGAGAAGGGGGTGCTGACCGTCCGCACCGGACGCAGCGGTGACCTGCTGGCGGTGGAGGTCACCGACAGCGGTCCCGGTATCCCGCCGGAGGTGCGGCCGCGCATCTTCGAGCCCTTCTTCACCACCAAGCCGGTCGGTACGGGTACCGGTCTGGGGTTGGACATCTCGTACCGGATCGTGGTGCACAAGCACCACGGCGACATCCGGGTGGAGACCGAACCTGGGCGGACCACGTTCCGGGTGCTGCTGCCGATCACGGAGGGCGCACCGGACATGCCGAGCGACGCGCCGATTACCTAA
- a CDS encoding FAD-dependent oxidoreductase, translated as MANPVILSVDDDPVVSRAVARDIRRRYGDRYRVLRASSGPEALDALREVKLRGEQVALLLADHRMPEMTGVEFLEAAMDIFPAARRVLLTAYADTDAAIEAINVVDLDHYLLKPWHPPEEKLYPVVDGLLEAWAVTPDAASAEIRVVGHRWSAPSFKVRDFLARNLVPYRWMLSDDPEGIRLLDAAGATEADVPLVVTAEGKALIAPTETELAALAGLTVVPASDFYDLVVIGGGPAGLGSAVYGASEGLRTVLVERRATGGQAGQSSRIENYLGFPDGVSGAQLTDRARRQAVKFGAELLSAREVVGLSEAGGARLLRFGDGTEIAAHTVVLATGVSYRVLDAPGLADFTGRGVFYGAAATEAPSCVEQDVYIVGGANSAGQAAVHFSRYASRVHLLIRGADLTASMSRYLIDQLERIDKITVHPHTAVVGAAGEDHLQRLTLCDTRTGEARSIDTSWLFIFIGAEPRTDWLDGVLVRDGRGFIVTGPDLLAGGRRPAGWSLSRDPYHLETSVPGVFAAGDVRAESVKRVASAVGEGAMAVSLVHRYLEAQ; from the coding sequence ATGGCGAACCCGGTGATCCTCAGCGTCGACGACGACCCCGTGGTGTCCAGGGCGGTTGCCCGGGACATCCGGCGCCGCTACGGCGACCGCTACCGGGTCCTGCGGGCCTCCTCCGGACCCGAGGCGCTGGACGCGCTGCGGGAGGTCAAACTGCGTGGCGAACAGGTGGCGCTGCTGCTGGCCGACCACCGGATGCCGGAGATGACCGGTGTCGAGTTCCTCGAGGCGGCCATGGACATCTTCCCGGCCGCCCGCCGGGTGCTGCTCACCGCGTACGCGGACACCGACGCCGCGATCGAGGCCATCAACGTGGTCGACCTGGACCACTACCTGCTCAAGCCCTGGCATCCGCCGGAGGAGAAGCTGTATCCGGTGGTCGACGGACTGCTGGAGGCGTGGGCTGTCACCCCGGACGCGGCGAGCGCCGAGATCCGGGTCGTCGGGCACCGCTGGTCGGCGCCGTCGTTCAAGGTCCGCGACTTCCTGGCCCGCAACCTCGTGCCGTACCGCTGGATGTTGTCCGACGACCCGGAGGGCATCCGCCTGCTCGACGCGGCCGGGGCCACCGAGGCGGACGTGCCGCTGGTGGTGACGGCCGAGGGTAAAGCGTTGATCGCCCCGACCGAGACCGAGTTGGCCGCGCTCGCCGGGCTGACCGTGGTGCCCGCGTCCGACTTCTATGACCTGGTGGTGATCGGCGGTGGCCCGGCCGGCCTCGGCTCGGCGGTGTACGGCGCGTCGGAAGGGCTGCGCACCGTGCTCGTCGAGCGACGGGCGACCGGCGGGCAGGCGGGGCAGAGCAGCCGCATCGAGAACTACCTGGGCTTCCCGGACGGCGTTTCCGGCGCACAGTTGACCGATCGGGCCCGGCGGCAGGCGGTCAAGTTCGGCGCCGAGCTGCTCAGCGCCCGGGAGGTGGTGGGTCTGAGTGAGGCCGGCGGTGCCCGGCTGCTGCGCTTCGGCGACGGCACCGAAATCGCGGCGCACACCGTGGTGCTGGCCACCGGGGTGTCGTACCGGGTGCTCGACGCCCCCGGCCTTGCCGACTTCACCGGCCGGGGGGTGTTCTACGGCGCCGCCGCGACCGAAGCGCCGAGCTGCGTCGAGCAGGACGTCTACATCGTCGGCGGGGCCAACTCCGCCGGCCAGGCCGCGGTGCACTTCTCCCGGTACGCGTCGAGGGTGCACCTGCTGATCCGCGGTGCGGACCTGACCGCCTCGATGTCGCGTTACCTGATCGACCAGTTGGAACGGATCGACAAGATCACCGTGCACCCGCACACGGCCGTCGTCGGCGCGGCGGGGGAGGATCACCTGCAACGGCTCACCCTCTGCGACACCCGCACCGGGGAGGCCCGCTCGATCGACACTTCCTGGTTGTTCATCTTCATCGGCGCGGAGCCCCGGACCGACTGGCTGGACGGGGTGCTGGTCCGCGACGGGCGCGGCTTCATCGTCACCGGCCCGGATCTGCTCGCCGGGGGGCGGCGGCCGGCCGGCTGGTCGCTGTCGCGCGACCCGTACCACCTGGAGACCAGCGTGCCGGGGGTGTTCGCCGCCGGGGACGTGCGGGCCGAGTCGGTCAAGCGGGTCGCCTCGGCTGTCGGCGAGGGTGCGATGGCGGTGTCGCTGGTGCACCGCTACCTGGAGGCCCAGTGA
- the smpB gene encoding SsrA-binding protein SmpB, whose translation MSPSKQPERRLIASNKKARHEYTVLRTYEAGIVLVGTEVKSLREGRASLVDAFAHERDGEIVLYGLHISEYAYGTWTNHAPRRNRKLLLHRAEIDRILDKVREGGVTLVPLSMYFENGFAKVELALAKGKRSYDKRQTLAERDANREIARELGRHLKGHPRQP comes from the coding sequence GTGAGCCCGTCGAAGCAGCCCGAACGCCGGTTGATCGCCTCGAACAAGAAGGCCCGGCACGAGTACACCGTGCTGCGCACCTACGAGGCGGGCATCGTGCTGGTCGGCACCGAGGTGAAGTCGCTGCGCGAGGGGCGGGCCTCGCTGGTCGACGCGTTCGCGCACGAGCGCGACGGCGAGATCGTGCTGTACGGCCTGCACATTTCCGAGTACGCCTACGGCACGTGGACCAACCACGCTCCCCGCCGCAACCGCAAGCTGTTGCTGCACCGGGCCGAGATCGACCGGATCCTGGACAAGGTCCGCGAGGGCGGTGTGACCCTGGTCCCACTGTCGATGTACTTCGAGAACGGCTTCGCCAAGGTCGAACTGGCCCTGGCGAAGGGCAAGCGCTCCTACGACAAGCGCCAGACGCTGGCCGAGCGGGACGCCAACCGGGAGATCGCCCGCGAGCTGGGTCGGCACCTCAAGGGCCATCCTCGCCAGCCCTGA
- a CDS encoding TOBE domain-containing protein: MTRFRIGEAADLLGVSVDTVRRWVDAGRLTAQRDEHGHRVIDGVDLAAFARAQAADPDAGAEFSSARNRLRGIVVDVRKDTVMAQVDIQAGPFRVVSLMSREAVDELDLRVGSVAVAVIKSTTVVVERAAPTAARGRAGG, encoded by the coding sequence GTGACGAGGTTCCGGATCGGGGAGGCGGCCGACCTGCTCGGCGTCAGTGTCGACACGGTTCGCCGCTGGGTGGACGCCGGGCGTCTGACCGCCCAGCGCGACGAGCACGGCCACCGGGTGATCGACGGCGTCGATCTGGCCGCCTTCGCCCGCGCCCAGGCCGCCGACCCGGACGCGGGCGCCGAGTTCTCCTCGGCCCGCAACCGGCTGCGCGGCATCGTCGTCGACGTTCGCAAGGACACGGTGATGGCCCAGGTCGACATCCAGGCCGGCCCGTTCCGGGTCGTGTCGCTGATGAGCCGGGAGGCGGTCGACGAGCTCGACCTGCGGGTCGGGTCGGTGGCGGTCGCGGTGATCAAATCAACCACGGTGGTGGTGGAACGGGCCGCTCCCACGGCGGCGCGGGGACGGGCCGGCGGATGA
- the modA gene encoding molybdate ABC transporter substrate-binding protein, whose translation MRTVVAVLVAALTVTGCGAGVNRASGGAADGRVTGAVTVFAAASLTESFTRIGKDFEAANPGSAVTLNFAGSSALANQINQGAPADVFASAAPANMTTVTEAGNADGAPSIFARNQLVIAVPRGNPRQVTGLADLTRPGVKVALCANQVPCGAAARTALDAAGVALTPVTLERDVRGALAKVKLGEVDAALVYRTDARAAHADVTGVEFPESARAVNDYPILALKDAPNPTGARAFVAYVRSAPAQAVLAEAGFQAP comes from the coding sequence ATGCGCACGGTGGTGGCCGTGCTGGTGGCCGCGCTGACGGTCACTGGCTGCGGCGCGGGCGTCAACCGGGCATCCGGTGGTGCCGCGGACGGCCGGGTCACCGGCGCGGTGACGGTGTTCGCGGCCGCCTCGCTGACCGAGTCGTTCACCCGGATCGGCAAGGACTTCGAGGCCGCCAACCCGGGCAGCGCCGTGACCCTCAACTTCGCCGGCAGCTCCGCCCTCGCCAACCAGATCAATCAGGGTGCGCCGGCCGATGTGTTCGCCTCGGCCGCCCCGGCGAACATGACCACGGTCACCGAGGCCGGCAATGCCGACGGCGCACCGAGCATCTTCGCCCGCAATCAGTTGGTGATCGCGGTGCCCCGGGGCAACCCGCGTCAGGTGACCGGCCTGGCCGACCTGACCAGGCCCGGTGTGAAGGTGGCGCTCTGCGCCAACCAGGTGCCGTGTGGCGCGGCGGCCCGCACCGCCCTGGACGCGGCCGGCGTCGCGCTGACACCTGTCACTCTGGAGCGGGACGTCAGGGGCGCGCTCGCCAAGGTGAAGCTCGGCGAGGTCGACGCGGCCCTGGTCTACCGCACGGACGCGCGGGCGGCGCACGCCGACGTGACCGGCGTGGAGTTTCCCGAGTCGGCGCGAGCGGTCAACGACTACCCGATCCTCGCGTTGAAGGACGCGCCGAATCCGACCGGCGCCCGGGCCTTCGTCGCGTACGTCCGCTCGGCGCCGGCGCAGGCGGTCCTCGCCGAGGCCGGCTTCCAGGCTCCATGA
- a CDS encoding ABC transporter permease — protein sequence MTQVLDHATPRRRGRVPAALLIPAGLGLLFLVLPLAGLVIRAPWTTLPQRLTEPGALTALRLSVQTATLATVLCLLLGVPLAWVLARVEFPGRRLVRALVTVPLVLPPVVGGVALLLVFGRRGLLGGWLDATFGITLPFTTAGVVLAESFVAMPFLVIAVEGALRAADHRYEEAAATLGASRWTTFTHVTLPLVAPGLAAGAVLCWARALGEFGATITFAGNYPGRTQTMPLAVYLALETDLESAIVLSLVLLVVSVGILVALRDRWMTSP from the coding sequence ATGACTCAGGTCCTCGACCACGCCACGCCCCGACGGCGGGGGCGGGTGCCGGCGGCCCTGCTGATCCCCGCCGGCCTCGGGCTGCTCTTCCTCGTCCTGCCGCTGGCCGGGCTGGTGATCCGGGCACCGTGGACGACCCTGCCGCAACGGCTCACCGAGCCGGGCGCGCTGACCGCTCTGCGGCTGTCGGTGCAGACCGCGACCCTGGCCACCGTGCTCTGCCTGCTGCTCGGGGTGCCGCTCGCCTGGGTGCTCGCCCGGGTCGAGTTCCCCGGCCGCCGGCTGGTACGCGCGCTGGTCACCGTGCCACTGGTGCTGCCGCCGGTGGTCGGCGGGGTGGCGTTGCTGCTGGTCTTCGGCCGGCGAGGACTGCTCGGCGGTTGGCTCGACGCCACGTTCGGCATCACCCTGCCCTTCACGACCGCGGGTGTCGTGTTGGCCGAGTCGTTCGTCGCCATGCCGTTCCTGGTCATCGCCGTGGAGGGTGCGTTACGCGCCGCCGACCACCGTTACGAGGAGGCCGCCGCGACGCTGGGCGCGAGCCGGTGGACCACCTTCACCCATGTCACGCTGCCGCTGGTGGCGCCCGGGCTGGCCGCCGGGGCGGTGCTCTGCTGGGCGCGGGCGCTCGGCGAGTTCGGTGCCACCATCACCTTCGCCGGCAACTATCCCGGCCGGACGCAGACCATGCCGCTCGCCGTCTACCTGGCGCTGGAGACCGACCTGGAGTCCGCGATCGTGCTCAGCCTGGTGCTGCTCGTCGTGTCGGTGGGCATCCTGGTGGCGTTGCGGGACCGCTGGATGACCAGCCCATGA
- a CDS encoding ABC transporter ATP-binding protein — MSAALLDARLVVDRGAFRLDVPLRVAPGEVVAVLGPNGAGKTTALRALAGLHPLTDGHVTLDGVDLDRPATRGWVPTERRSIGVVFQDYLLFPHLSALDNVAFGPRRHGIDRRASRATARDWLGRVGLDAQAHRRPRQLSGGQAQRVALARALAVAPALLLLDEPLSALDARTRLDTRAELHRHLSAHPGATVLVTHDPLDALALADRLVIVEGGRVVQEGDGPSVTARPRTDYVARLVGLNLYRGRAEGHGVRVAPELTLTVADRLDGEAFVAFRPAAVALHPTRPEGSPRNTWAGTVAGVQRHGDNVRVQLDGPIGVAADVTPSAAAQLRLIQGQRVWVAVKAAETHAYPATG; from the coding sequence ATGAGCGCTGCACTGCTCGACGCCCGGCTCGTCGTCGACCGGGGCGCCTTCCGGCTCGACGTGCCGCTGCGGGTCGCGCCCGGCGAGGTGGTCGCGGTGCTCGGCCCGAACGGCGCCGGCAAGACCACCGCGTTGCGCGCGCTGGCCGGGCTGCATCCGCTCACCGACGGGCACGTCACCCTCGACGGCGTCGACCTGGACCGCCCGGCGACGCGGGGCTGGGTGCCGACCGAACGCCGGTCGATCGGCGTGGTCTTCCAGGACTACCTCCTCTTTCCGCACCTCAGCGCACTGGACAACGTGGCCTTCGGGCCGCGCCGGCACGGCATCGACCGGCGGGCCTCCCGTGCCACGGCCCGGGACTGGCTCGGCCGGGTGGGGCTTGACGCGCAGGCGCACCGTCGCCCCCGACAGCTCTCCGGCGGCCAGGCGCAGCGGGTGGCGCTGGCCCGCGCGCTGGCCGTCGCACCGGCACTGCTGCTGCTGGACGAGCCGCTGTCCGCGCTGGACGCCCGCACCCGGTTGGACACTCGCGCGGAGCTGCATCGCCACCTGTCCGCCCACCCGGGCGCGACGGTGCTGGTCACCCACGACCCGCTGGACGCGCTGGCGCTGGCCGACCGGCTCGTCATCGTCGAGGGTGGCCGGGTGGTGCAGGAGGGCGACGGGCCGAGCGTCACCGCCCGCCCGCGCACCGATTACGTCGCCCGGCTGGTCGGGCTGAACCTCTACCGTGGTCGGGCCGAAGGGCACGGGGTGAGAGTCGCGCCGGAGCTGACCCTCACGGTCGCCGACCGGCTGGACGGCGAAGCCTTCGTGGCGTTCCGCCCGGCGGCGGTGGCCCTGCACCCGACCCGACCGGAGGGCAGCCCACGCAACACCTGGGCGGGCACCGTGGCAGGTGTGCAGCGGCACGGCGACAACGTACGGGTGCAGCTCGACGGGCCGATCGGGGTGGCCGCCGACGTCACGCCCTCCGCCGCGGCCCAGCTGCGGTTGATCCAGGGCCAACGGGTCTGGGTGGCGGTGAAGGCGGCGGAGACGCACGCCTACCCGGCAACCGGCTGA
- a CDS encoding type II toxin-antitoxin system Phd/YefM family antitoxin yields the protein MAVPALTPHPDPPRSVPLREARTRFSQLVALAELTDAVTVVTRDGDPRPVAAIVPATAARSGAQARADADRLATVTAGWARRLDEQHRRSSQRHTAELGAIRAALAEAWAELDRRVVPGSDPTLARLRAAHNDLLAG from the coding sequence ATGGCCGTCCCCGCGCTCACCCCGCACCCCGACCCGCCGCGTTCCGTGCCGCTGCGTGAGGCGCGCACCCGGTTCAGTCAGCTCGTCGCGCTGGCCGAGCTGACCGACGCGGTCACCGTCGTCACTCGCGACGGCGATCCCCGTCCGGTCGCCGCCATCGTCCCCGCCACGGCCGCTCGCAGCGGCGCGCAGGCCCGCGCCGACGCCGACCGGCTCGCCACGGTCACCGCCGGCTGGGCACGGCGCCTCGACGAGCAGCACCGGCGCAGCAGTCAACGGCACACCGCCGAGCTCGGCGCGATCCGTGCGGCGCTGGCCGAGGCGTGGGCCGAGCTGGATCGCCGGGTCGTCCCGGGCAGTGACCCGACGCTGGCCCGGCTGCGCGCCGCGCACAACGACCTGCTCGCCGGCTGA